The DNA region TGGTGGATGTTGAGGGGATGAGACGGGCTTTTTTAATCCTATAAATACGGTCTTGTGATAAAAAAACAACCGAAAACAAAGGCACAAACGAAGACGTTTTCTCCGACATGTTCGACATACCACTTACCCCAATCATATTTGAGTGCATCGTCATAGGTCAGAGATAAACAATGAATAACAAAAATCTTCCCAAGAACAATCTAATAACAAATTAAAGAATTGTTTTTACATGTTTTATAACAAACGAAAACTTGTGCTTTCGCGTAAAAAACTGTATGCTGTTTTTAATGTCCATTACCAACTGACCTGTACCCCGTCTCTAAAAAACTTACCTGTCGGTGAAGGGTCTGGCAAAGTTGCAGCCCATACAATTCCTTGTGCTCCTTCTGAAACTGGTCTCGCTCCCCATTGTTCTGTTCCTAGATAAGTGGCGACAAAACCAGGGCAAACTGAATTGACCGTTACTTTTGTGTCTTTCAATTCTCTTGCCAACTTGACGGTCAGGCCGTTCAAAGCAAGTTTGGTAATGGCATATACAGGTGTATTACCCTGATGATTCTCTAAACCGAATATGGGGTCGGTAAATGAACCCGCACCGCTTGAAACATTTACGACTCTTCCACTGTCCGACTTTTGTAGGAGCCACTGAAACGCTTTTATCATTCGCCAAGCACCCAAAAGATTGGTATCAATTGCCTCTTTGATAAACAATATATCGGCATTTAATGCTTGTCTGCCTTGGTCAAAGTATGCCGCTGCGTTATTAATCAGTACATCCAATTTACCAAATTCAGTTTCAACATCTTTTGCCAATTGATTTACTGATTGGTCGTTTGTAATGTCTAATTGCCGTGCAGAAACATCAATCTTTTCAGCCAATTCAGATACCTTGTGTAGGTCTCTTGCTGCAATAAGAACCTTAAATCCAAGTTCTTTTAATTGCCGTGCAGTCTCGTACCCAAGTCCCATTTCTCGGCTTACTCCTGTAATAAGCGCTACTTTGTTCATTGTCTTTATGTTTGACTTTACTGTTATGGCCTGTCTTTGAGGATGGGGCAGAGCAAAAAAATCCTGTACAGCTGGCTTAGTTTCGCTCATTTTCACTTCCGAGCTGCCTACACTGAACTGGAGGAAATAAAACACAGAGTTTCAACTTTACGTGCGGCCTACCGAGTTTGCTTGCCGTACCACCCCAGCAGACACAGAATCCGTATTGGCGGTTCGATTTTAGGCTATTTTTTATCATTTATAAATTCGTCGGTAAAGTGTTCTCGTTGTTTTGGTTTTGAGAATTTATCTTTGTTGAATAGCTGAGAATTTCCTTTTGGAATTGACAGCGAAGCCCAACCGTTTTCAGCAAGCATCTTCCCTAAAAATACAATTTGCCCAATATGATATGGATAATGTGCAAGTTGTCGGTTAATAGCCTCAATTACAGTATGTCCTTGATTACGTATGTAAATAATTTTGTCAAGATCGTCTGCCGTTAATGAGTTGATTGTGTTGAAAAGGCAAGTCCAACCCTCGTTCCATTTGTCTAAAAGCTCTTCTCTGCTTTGTATGTCGTTTTCAAATTCAGCGTCTCTATCCCGAAAATCTTTTTCTCCGTCCGAAGTCAAAAAGTCTGTCCAACGTGAAAGCATATTGCCCCAAAGGTGTTTTACGATTGTCGAAATACTGTTGCTTTCGTCATTGTATTGCCAAAACAATTTATCGTCTTGCACTTGCGAAAACGTTTGGTCCCCAAGCATTTTGTAATACGCAAATTGTTTTCTTGCGCTATCCAAATAGTCATTTGTCATAATTTATTTTTCTGGTTAGTGGTGGTTTTGTGCTTCTTATGATTGCAAATGCTCTATTGAAAGAGAAAGGCGTAAGTTCGTCCCAATCGGTGTTTGAAAATATTATTTCTCCTTTTGTATTGATTGCTCCCTTATAATCATAACGATTCTTTGGAGACCATAGCTTAACAGTATCAGGATCAACAGAATATATTTCAATAATCGCAATATCTTGATGAAAATTATCATTACCGTAGTCGAGTTTCCATTTTTTTGACGGGATAGTAAATTTATACTTCCCCATGTCATCTATTATTCCTTCGTAGTCATAATATCCTTTCTGGTTTTCAACAATTAATTTAACGCGTGCATAGCCATTATTAAACTCTCCAATATCTTTGTATTTCCCATATTGAACTCTCCATTTTCCAAATGTATCTATTACGCCTTTTTCATAAACACCTTTCTCAATGCTGTCATTTGAATCGGAGTTGTGATTTAAGCCTGTTACAACAGAAATACCATTATTGAAAGCAGTCATTTGTTTGAATAGTGTATCTACTACCAACTTTCCTGCCTTATTAATTACTCCGCATTTGCCTGTTTGTGTAACAATTATCCCAAATGAGTTACTAATAAATTATGAAATTTTTTTGTAGTTATAGTTAAAAAAAATACTTCCCTTTTTGTTAATAAAAAAAGGTTTTCCGTCAATAAAAACTTTTGCAAGCCCGTTATACAAAGACAATCCTAAATCAAACTTGGGCGAAATGATGAATTTTCCCTTGGTGTTAATATATCCATAAGTTCCATTCAGTCTAACAGGAGCAAGACCTTCTGAAAATTCCCCTGCTGATAAGAACTGCGGTTTTATTATTGTTTTTCCTGTTTTGTCAATGTAGCTATATAAGTTGTTGTCCTTAATGGTATAAAGTCGGTCCGTACTTTGCCCCAATGTCTTCAAGCAAAATGTTGTCAGTATAATTATTAGAAATATTCTCTTCATGTCTCTGCCTGTTTTAATAAAGGCGGTCTTCCACCTACAATTCTAGAAATGATTTAAGTTCAATAAAAATAAACAAATAAAAAAGATTACTGGGATATCTAAAGTAGTTTTTAGGTTTAAACAAAAACTACCAAGATATAGCAATCCTTCTCCGACAAAATACGTCAATTAATTTTTGGCGTCAAGCTCCTGCTTCACCTTTCGACATTAAAGACCTTTACCGATATTTTGAGCGCCCTTTGTTAATGTGGTAAAGTGAGACTACCAGCCATTGCGGCGGCGATCTCAAACGCGGTTGAGACGGCTTCAAACGAGCAAAGACTCCGCCGCTTCTTTAGTTCTGCCACGTTGCGACACAAAGACTTCGTTAAATTTTGCTATCAGTTGATGCTTGGCTTTTGTCCAGACTCCGACAACAGTGGATGATGTGAACCTTCTTCAAGAACAGTCTAATCATGTCTTATCTCCTTGTTTATGAATAGTTTAGACAAAGTGCGGAGGGAGTGGCCTGGCACACAAAGGGCGCTATTGGTAATGGAACGAAGTCTTCGTAAATTGGTCGGGCTAATCGTATCTGATTGTAGAAACGATAGCAGTGATGCTGTAAACTGC from Bacteroidetes Order II. bacterium includes:
- a CDS encoding SDR family NAD(P)-dependent oxidoreductase, coding for MNKVALITGVSREMGLGYETARQLKELGFKVLIAARDLHKVSELAEKIDVSARQLDITNDQSVNQLAKDVETEFGKLDVLINNAAAYFDQGRQALNADILFIKEAIDTNLLGAWRMIKAFQWLLQKSDSGRVVNVSSGAGSFTDPIFGLENHQGNTPVYAITKLALNGLTVKLARELKDTKVTVNSVCPGFVATYLGTEQWGARPVSEGAQGIVWAATLPDPSPTGKFFRDGVQVSW
- a CDS encoding DUF1572 domain-containing protein, which gives rise to MTNDYLDSARKQFAYYKMLGDQTFSQVQDDKLFWQYNDESNSISTIVKHLWGNMLSRWTDFLTSDGEKDFRDRDAEFENDIQSREELLDKWNEGWTCLFNTINSLTADDLDKIIYIRNQGHTVIEAINRQLAHYPYHIGQIVFLGKMLAENGWASLSIPKGNSQLFNKDKFSKPKQREHFTDEFINDKK
- a CDS encoding WG repeat-containing protein, coding for MVVDTLFKQMTAFNNGISVVTGLNHNSDSNDSIEKGVYEKGVIDTFGKWRVQYGKYKDIGEFNNGYARVKLIVENQKGYYDYEGIIDDMGKYKFTIPSKKWKLDYGNDNFHQDIAIIEIYSVDPDTVKLWSPKNRYDYKGAINTKGEIIFSNTDWDELTPFSFNRAFAIIRSTKPPLTRKINYDK
- a CDS encoding WG repeat-containing protein, with the translated sequence MKRIFLIIILTTFCLKTLGQSTDRLYTIKDNNLYSYIDKTGKTIIKPQFLSAGEFSEGLAPVRLNGTYGYINTKGKFIISPKFDLGLSLYNGLAKVFIDGKPFFINKKGSIFFNYNYKKIS